GAATTATTATCCTCTAAACCCAAGCGTGATGAATTAAAAGCGATGTTAAAGGGAGAAGGGCTGGAAATTAGTGCTTTGAGTTGCCATGGTAATTGCTTACATCCTGACACCGACTTTGCAAAGAAAAACCACGAAGTGCAAACAGATACCATTCGTTTAGCTCATGAATTAGGTGTTAAAGTAGTTATTGACTTTTCTGGTTGCCCGGGTTCTGACCCATCTGCAAAGAAGCCCAATTGGGTCACATGTGCCTGGCCTCCTGATTATCTGGATATATTAAAATGGCAATGGGAAGATGTGGCTATCCCGTATTGGTCAAAACAAGCAAAATTCGCCCGTGACCATGGTGTTAATCTTGCTTTTGAAATGCATCCCGGTTTCCTTGTATACAATACGGAAACATTATTAAAACTTCGCAAATCCTGCGGGAATAATATTGGCGCCAATTTAGACCCCAGCCATTTATTCTGGCAGGGTATGGACCCCTGTGCCGTTGTCCGTGTATTGGGCAAAGCCATATTCCATGTGCATGCTAAAGACTCCAAAGTAGATGCAACCAACACAATGGTAAATGGCGTGCTGGATACAAAACATTATGGCGATGAAATTCATCGTTCCTGGATATTCCGCACTTGCGGTTATGGGCATAGTTTAGAATGGTGGAAA
This is a stretch of genomic DNA from Candidatus Hydrogenedens sp.. It encodes these proteins:
- a CDS encoding sugar phosphate isomerase/epimerase, whose product is MKLGLLTVMFGGTPLKDVLEIIRPLKLQCVELGTGNYPGGAHAPLKELLSSKPKRDELKAMLKGEGLEISALSCHGNCLHPDTDFAKKNHEVQTDTIRLAHELGVKVVIDFSGCPGSDPSAKKPNWVTCAWPPDYLDILKWQWEDVAIPYWSKQAKFARDHGVNLAFEMHPGFLVYNTETLLKLRKSCGNNIGANLDPSHLFWQGMDPCAVVRVLGKAIFHVHAKDSKVDATNTMVNGVLDTKHYGDEIHRSWIFRTCGYGHSLEWWKDFFSNLRMVGYDGAISIEHEDSLMSNREGLTKAVEFLKQALIAEKPTAMTWA